A genome region from Nocardioides cynanchi includes the following:
- a CDS encoding HelD family protein, with translation MADELLAAELAAEQTFVDRVYVQLERSARNAQAIASEGHGRGRLGHEGGLVERDAMVFQAAKRIAQLDAAHEGLVFGRLDLLATLDPEPRYIGRIGLRDDQRDSLLIDWRAPAAAVFYQATAAEPQSVVRRRVLRCTGPRVVGVEDELLDAEAETDLPIVGEGALMAQLSRARDRSMHSIVATIQAEQDKAIRAPARGVVAISGGPGTGKTVVALHRAAYLLYNDRRRYESGGVLVVGPSGVFMRYIERVLPSLGETAVALRSLGEVVGGLRATRHDTPAVAAVKGSARMAELMRRTSRQQAPGSPKEFRIFWRDDVIVLDRGLLGKLRRQLMGQGPRNRQLPRVASSLLEVMWRQVRGERGRDRGREAFDDDMLSSQAFVDFALSWWPPLEAGEVLGWLRDPEFLARVGDGVVTPDEQRLLVESWQIESLAVEDVPLIDELRYALGDVPDRRDDDHELDDYLGGDLAGGREELTTAMERAYGPDAPVWMPPTHTIEDDGYAHVLVDEAQDLTPMQWRMVGRRGRAATWTIVGDAAQSSWPVPAESAGARADAIAGKDLHEFHLSTNYRNSSEIYDYAAAYASRVGLDADLPIAVRSTGVEPREVGAGDDLAAAVRAATADITAEVAGTVAIVVPIERRAEVAGWLATWPELAVHAPNAANPAAAGDDRIVVLVGIETKGLEFDGIVVVDPAAIEAESPTGRATLYVVLTRATQLLTLVR, from the coding sequence TTGGCAGACGAGTTGCTGGCGGCCGAGCTCGCCGCGGAGCAGACCTTCGTCGATCGGGTGTACGTCCAGCTGGAGAGGTCGGCCCGCAACGCCCAGGCGATCGCGAGCGAGGGCCACGGCCGTGGGCGACTCGGGCACGAGGGTGGCCTCGTCGAGCGCGACGCCATGGTCTTCCAGGCCGCCAAGCGGATCGCCCAGCTCGACGCCGCTCACGAGGGACTGGTCTTCGGGCGCCTCGACCTGCTGGCGACGCTGGACCCCGAGCCTCGTTACATCGGCCGGATCGGCCTGCGCGACGACCAGCGCGACTCGCTGCTGATCGACTGGCGGGCCCCCGCCGCCGCGGTGTTCTACCAGGCGACCGCCGCCGAGCCGCAGTCCGTCGTACGCCGTCGGGTGTTGCGCTGCACCGGCCCCCGGGTGGTGGGGGTCGAGGACGAGCTCCTGGACGCCGAGGCCGAGACCGACCTGCCGATCGTCGGCGAGGGCGCCTTGATGGCACAGCTCTCGCGGGCCCGCGACCGGTCGATGCACTCCATCGTGGCCACCATCCAGGCCGAGCAGGACAAGGCGATCCGGGCACCGGCGCGCGGTGTGGTCGCGATCAGCGGCGGCCCCGGCACCGGCAAGACCGTCGTCGCGCTGCACCGCGCGGCGTACCTCCTCTACAACGACCGCCGGCGCTACGAGAGCGGCGGCGTGCTGGTGGTCGGCCCGTCGGGCGTCTTCATGCGCTACATCGAGCGGGTGCTGCCCTCGCTCGGTGAGACCGCGGTGGCGCTGCGCTCGCTGGGCGAGGTCGTCGGCGGGCTGCGGGCGACCCGGCACGACACGCCCGCCGTGGCGGCGGTCAAGGGGTCGGCCCGGATGGCCGAGCTGATGCGGAGGACGTCGCGCCAGCAGGCGCCGGGCTCGCCCAAGGAGTTCCGGATCTTCTGGCGCGACGACGTGATCGTGCTCGACCGCGGCTTGCTCGGGAAGCTGCGCCGGCAGCTGATGGGGCAGGGGCCGCGCAACCGCCAGCTGCCACGCGTCGCGTCGTCGTTGCTCGAGGTGATGTGGCGCCAGGTGCGCGGGGAGCGCGGCCGCGACCGCGGGCGGGAGGCGTTCGACGACGACATGCTCTCCTCGCAGGCGTTCGTCGACTTCGCGCTGTCGTGGTGGCCGCCGCTGGAGGCCGGCGAGGTGCTCGGCTGGCTGCGCGACCCCGAGTTCCTGGCCCGCGTCGGCGACGGCGTGGTGACGCCTGACGAGCAGCGGCTCCTGGTGGAGTCCTGGCAGATCGAGTCGCTCGCGGTCGAGGACGTCCCCCTGATCGACGAGCTGCGCTACGCGCTGGGCGACGTACCCGACCGACGCGACGACGACCACGAGCTCGACGACTACCTCGGGGGCGACCTGGCCGGCGGGCGCGAGGAGCTGACCACCGCGATGGAGCGGGCCTACGGCCCCGACGCCCCGGTCTGGATGCCGCCGACGCACACGATCGAGGACGACGGTTACGCCCACGTGCTCGTCGACGAGGCACAGGACCTCACCCCGATGCAGTGGCGGATGGTCGGCCGGCGCGGCCGGGCCGCCACCTGGACCATCGTCGGGGACGCCGCCCAGTCGTCGTGGCCGGTGCCGGCCGAGTCGGCCGGCGCCCGCGCCGACGCGATCGCCGGCAAGGACCTCCACGAGTTCCACCTCTCGACCAACTACCGCAACTCCTCCGAGATCTACGACTACGCCGCCGCCTACGCCTCGCGGGTGGGGCTCGACGCCGATCTGCCGATCGCGGTCCGGTCGACCGGGGTCGAGCCGCGCGAGGTGGGTGCCGGCGACGACCTCGCCGCCGCGGTGCGGGCCGCGACCGCCGACATCACGGCCGAGGTGGCCGGCACGGTGGCGATCGTGGTCCCGATCGAGCGCCGGGCCGAGGTCGCCGGCTGGCTCGCCACCTGGCCCGAGCTCGCCGTCCACGCGCCCAACGCAGCCAACCCGGCCGCCGCCGGCGACGACCGGATCGTCGTGCTGGTCGGCATCGAGACCAAGGGCCTGGAGTTCGACGGTATCGTGGTGGTCGACCCCGCCGCGATCGAGGCCGAGTCGCCGACCGGGCGGGCCACGCTCTACGTCGTGCTCACCCGCGCCACCCAGCTGCTGACCCTGGTGCGCTGA
- a CDS encoding anthranilate synthase family protein: MTATSSARDAIAALQGHEAWAIIRRSTRAGDRQTVGLVGGRRRVVESILDIPLTGGVPESGHIADRLVAVPFRQVRERGFEAYDDGTPLVVVDVETELEFSVAEVLDAIDDTGVDLADRGGFETDDEEYGKLVDSVIRDEIGQGEGANLVIGRHYRATVADWGPDKALSVFRRLLERERGAYWTFVFFTGDRYLIGASPERHVSIHGDDVRMNPISGTFRLAPAGSTGGEGDLREGLLDFLHDEKEIYELFMVVDEELKMMCDICDKGGQVLGPFLKPMSRLIHTEYFLAGRTSRDPREVLRDTMYAATVTGSPVQNACRLIKQYERQGRGYYGAALAILGRDADGSVIVDSPIVIRTADVDLDGHLTVTAGATLVRDSEAAYEVAETHAKAGGILSAFGLVAPAPTPSVDVAELVNDEDVLLALNARNRRLSTFWLTDQSGAVPDPRLAGRHVVILDGEDDFVNMLRHVLGVAGMTSEVVRHTAYVDGSLDAADLAIVGPGPGDPRDGDDPKIATFRRAVDRLLAREQPFLAVCLGHQVLCDRLGIPLAYKDIVFQGTQADVIIDGRPERVGFYNTFVGRVPTGGAAGEVSAGVTVETDPATGDVHLVRGPHFRGIQFHAESILTEHGSALVHGLVRDLLT, from the coding sequence ATGACCGCCACCTCATCCGCCCGGGACGCCATCGCCGCGCTCCAGGGGCACGAGGCGTGGGCGATCATCCGCCGCTCGACCCGGGCCGGCGACCGCCAGACCGTCGGCCTGGTCGGTGGCCGCCGACGCGTGGTCGAGTCGATCCTCGACATCCCGCTCACCGGCGGGGTGCCCGAGAGCGGCCACATCGCCGACCGGCTGGTCGCCGTACCCTTCCGGCAGGTGCGCGAGCGTGGCTTCGAGGCGTACGACGACGGCACCCCGCTGGTGGTGGTCGACGTCGAGACGGAGCTGGAGTTCTCCGTGGCCGAGGTGCTCGACGCTATCGACGACACCGGCGTGGACCTGGCCGACCGGGGCGGCTTCGAGACCGACGACGAGGAGTACGGCAAGCTCGTCGACTCGGTGATCCGCGACGAGATCGGCCAGGGCGAGGGCGCCAACCTGGTGATCGGGCGGCACTACCGGGCCACCGTCGCCGACTGGGGTCCCGACAAGGCGCTCTCGGTCTTCCGCCGGCTGCTCGAGCGCGAGCGCGGCGCGTACTGGACGTTCGTGTTCTTCACCGGTGACCGCTACCTGATCGGCGCCAGCCCCGAGCGACACGTCTCGATCCACGGCGACGACGTGCGGATGAACCCGATCAGCGGCACCTTCCGGCTGGCCCCGGCAGGCTCGACCGGCGGGGAGGGCGACCTCAGGGAGGGGCTGCTCGACTTCCTCCACGACGAGAAGGAGATCTACGAGCTCTTCATGGTCGTCGACGAGGAGCTGAAGATGATGTGCGACATCTGCGACAAGGGCGGCCAGGTGCTGGGGCCGTTCCTGAAGCCGATGAGCCGGCTGATCCACACCGAGTACTTCCTGGCCGGCCGCACCAGCCGCGACCCGCGCGAGGTGCTGCGGGACACCATGTACGCCGCTACCGTCACCGGCAGCCCGGTGCAGAACGCCTGCCGGCTGATCAAGCAGTACGAGCGGCAGGGTCGCGGGTACTACGGCGCCGCGCTGGCGATCCTCGGCCGGGACGCCGACGGCAGCGTGATCGTCGACAGCCCGATCGTGATCCGCACCGCCGACGTCGACCTCGACGGGCACCTCACGGTCACCGCCGGGGCCACCCTCGTCCGCGACTCCGAGGCGGCCTACGAGGTCGCCGAGACCCATGCCAAGGCCGGTGGCATCCTCTCTGCCTTCGGGCTGGTCGCCCCGGCGCCGACGCCGAGCGTCGACGTCGCCGAGCTGGTCAACGACGAGGACGTGCTGCTCGCCCTCAACGCCCGCAACCGTCGGCTGTCGACCTTCTGGCTGACCGACCAGTCCGGCGCGGTCCCCGACCCGCGTCTGGCCGGCCGGCACGTGGTGATCCTCGACGGCGAGGACGACTTCGTGAACATGCTGCGCCACGTCCTCGGCGTCGCCGGCATGACCAGCGAGGTGGTGCGGCACACGGCGTACGTCGACGGCTCGCTCGATGCCGCCGACCTGGCGATCGTGGGCCCCGGCCCGGGCGACCCGCGCGACGGTGACGACCCCAAGATCGCGACCTTCCGCCGGGCGGTGGACCGCCTGCTGGCGCGCGAGCAGCCCTTCCTGGCCGTCTGCCTGGGACACCAGGTGCTCTGCGACCGGCTCGGGATCCCGCTGGCCTATAAGGACATCGTGTTCCAGGGCACGCAGGCCGACGTCATCATCGACGGGCGCCCGGAGCGGGTGGGCTTCTACAACACGTTCGTGGGCCGGGTCCCGACCGGCGGGGCCGCTGGCGAGGTCTCGGCAGGCGTCACGGTGGAGACCGATCCCGCGACCGGCGACGTGCACCTGGTCCGTGGCCCCCACTTCCGCGGCATCCAGTTCCATGCCGAGTCCATCCTCACCGAGCACGGCTCCGCCCTCGTCCACGGCCTGGTGCGCGACCTCCTGACCTGA
- a CDS encoding DUF4118 domain-containing protein, giving the protein MHQALVGRVVDNPRMWPPRGQWRPVARVGALTLPLLTCAVLSTVRDRVPAAPAVLVLVLWVVAAAATGDRLAGLLAAASGGLWFDFFLTAPFRQLAIKGSDDVETTVLLVLIGLAVTEIALWGHRQQARAAGRSGYLDGVLGAARLVSEGDTPAATLVEMVARQISEVLGVDDCRYEPGPVSDARVAVLRHDGTVTRGDHVVDVDRLGLPSNDFVAIPVGRGARVVGHFLVIAVSHVTYPTPEQRRVAVLLADQVAAAVETV; this is encoded by the coding sequence ATGCACCAAGCGCTCGTCGGGCGCGTCGTCGACAACCCTCGGATGTGGCCGCCCCGCGGCCAGTGGCGGCCGGTCGCGCGGGTCGGTGCCCTGACGCTGCCGTTGCTCACCTGTGCCGTCCTCTCGACCGTCCGGGACCGGGTCCCGGCCGCGCCCGCGGTGCTGGTCCTGGTGCTCTGGGTGGTCGCGGCGGCCGCCACCGGCGACCGCCTGGCCGGCCTGCTCGCGGCGGCGTCAGGGGGCCTGTGGTTCGACTTCTTCCTGACCGCGCCGTTCCGGCAGCTCGCGATCAAGGGATCCGACGACGTCGAGACCACCGTCCTGCTGGTGCTGATCGGGCTCGCCGTCACCGAGATCGCCCTGTGGGGCCATCGGCAGCAGGCGCGCGCGGCCGGCCGGTCCGGCTACCTCGACGGCGTCCTGGGTGCGGCTCGCCTCGTGTCGGAGGGTGACACTCCCGCCGCGACGCTGGTCGAGATGGTGGCTCGGCAGATCAGCGAGGTGCTGGGTGTTGACGACTGCCGCTACGAACCCGGCCCGGTCTCGGACGCCCGCGTGGCGGTGCTCAGGCACGACGGGACGGTCACCCGGGGCGACCACGTGGTCGACGTCGACCGGCTGGGTCTGCCGTCCAACGACTTCGTCGCCATCCCGGTGGGGCGGGGAGCGCGGGTCGTCGGGCACTTCCTGGTGATCGCGGTGTCGCACGTCACCTACCCCACCCCCGAGCAGCGTCGGGTCGCGGTGCTCCTGGCCGACCAGGTCGCCGCCGCCGTCGAGACGGTCTGA
- a CDS encoding APC family permease, protein MTSTAPAPLSQRARHWLVDEGEVNHADQGQPWWKVMCLTGVDYFSTLGYQPGIAALAAGLLSPVATLVLVALTLFGALPVYRRVAEESPHGEGSIAMLERLLSFWKGKLFVLALLGFAATDFIITMTLSAADASAHLIENPNLNPLLTGHQVVITLFLLALLGAVFLRGFTEAIGLAVGLVGLYLVLNVVVIGVGMWQIATHPHLVPDWSAALTQQHGNPLAMLGVSLLVFPKLALGMSGFETGVAVMPHVSGDPDDTESRPAGRIRGTQRLLTTAAVLMSVFLVTSAFVTTLLIPAAQFQPGGHANGRALAYLAHQYLGNAFGTTYDASTIAILWFAGASAMAGMLNLIPRYLPRYGMSPEWAGAVRPLVLILTGTAFLITWIFRASVDGQGGAYATGVLVLFTSAGVAVTLAARRAGQRKRMIAFAVITLVFGYTTVSNVIERPDGVKIGACFVLAIVVVSMASRVKRVFELRATEIDFDATSQVFVRDCARRTIRLVANQAGARDVDEYVEKLKRLRRDHDLPVDPDVIFVEVTVVDPSDFEGRLHVRGEVRCERYRVMSVTAPSVPNALAALALRIRDDTGAVPHIYFEWTEGNPVQQFLRFLLFGSGEVAPVTREVLRRAEPDLARRPRVHVG, encoded by the coding sequence ATGACCTCCACCGCACCGGCCCCCCTGTCCCAGCGCGCCCGCCACTGGCTCGTCGACGAGGGAGAGGTCAACCACGCCGACCAGGGCCAGCCCTGGTGGAAGGTGATGTGCCTGACCGGGGTCGACTACTTCTCCACCCTCGGCTACCAGCCCGGCATCGCCGCCCTCGCGGCCGGCCTGCTGTCGCCGGTGGCGACGCTGGTCCTGGTCGCCCTCACGTTGTTCGGCGCCCTTCCGGTCTATCGACGCGTCGCCGAGGAGAGCCCGCACGGCGAGGGCTCGATCGCCATGCTGGAGCGGCTGCTGAGCTTCTGGAAGGGCAAGCTGTTCGTGCTCGCCCTGCTCGGCTTCGCGGCCACCGACTTCATCATCACGATGACCCTCTCGGCCGCCGACGCCTCGGCCCACCTGATCGAGAACCCCAACCTCAACCCGCTCCTCACCGGCCACCAGGTCGTGATCACGCTGTTCCTGCTGGCGCTGCTCGGTGCGGTCTTCCTGCGGGGCTTCACCGAGGCGATCGGGCTGGCCGTCGGCCTGGTCGGCCTCTACCTCGTCCTCAACGTCGTGGTGATCGGCGTGGGCATGTGGCAGATCGCCACCCACCCCCACCTGGTCCCCGACTGGAGCGCGGCCCTGACCCAGCAGCACGGCAACCCCCTGGCCATGCTCGGGGTCTCGCTCCTGGTCTTTCCCAAGCTGGCGCTGGGGATGTCCGGCTTCGAGACCGGCGTCGCGGTGATGCCGCACGTCAGCGGCGACCCGGACGACACCGAGTCCCGGCCCGCCGGCCGGATCCGTGGCACCCAACGGCTGCTCACCACGGCCGCGGTGCTGATGAGCGTCTTCCTCGTGACCAGTGCCTTCGTCACCACCCTGCTGATCCCTGCTGCCCAGTTCCAGCCGGGCGGGCACGCCAACGGCCGTGCCCTGGCCTACCTGGCGCACCAGTACCTCGGCAACGCCTTCGGTACGACGTACGACGCCTCCACGATCGCGATCCTGTGGTTCGCCGGCGCCTCGGCGATGGCCGGGATGCTCAACCTGATCCCGCGCTACCTGCCCCGCTACGGCATGTCTCCGGAGTGGGCCGGCGCCGTGCGTCCCCTCGTGCTGATCCTGACCGGCACCGCGTTCCTGATCACCTGGATCTTCCGGGCCAGCGTGGACGGCCAGGGGGGCGCCTATGCGACGGGGGTCCTGGTGCTCTTCACCAGCGCGGGCGTCGCGGTCACGCTGGCGGCCCGCAGGGCCGGGCAGCGCAAGCGGATGATCGCCTTCGCCGTGATCACCCTGGTCTTCGGCTACACCACGGTCAGCAACGTGATCGAGCGTCCGGACGGCGTGAAGATCGGCGCCTGCTTCGTGCTGGCGATCGTCGTGGTCTCGATGGCCTCGCGGGTCAAGCGGGTCTTCGAGCTGCGGGCCACCGAGATCGACTTCGACGCCACCAGCCAGGTCTTCGTCCGCGACTGCGCCCGTCGGACGATCCGCCTGGTGGCCAACCAGGCCGGGGCGCGCGACGTCGACGAGTACGTCGAGAAGCTCAAGCGCCTGCGCCGCGACCACGACCTGCCGGTGGACCCCGACGTGATCTTCGTCGAGGTGACCGTCGTCGACCCCAGCGACTTCGAGGGCCGGCTGCATGTCCGCGGCGAGGTCCGGTGCGAGCGCTACCGGGTGATGTCCGTGACCGCCCCGTCGGTGCCGAACGCCCTGGCTGCGCTGGCGCTGCGGATCCGCGACGACACCGGCGCCGTGCCCCACATCTACTTCGAGTGGACCGAGGGCAACCCGGTGCAGCAGTTCCTGCGGTTCCTGCTGTTCGGCAGCGGCGAGGTCGCTCCCGTGACCCGGGAGGTGCTCCGGCGGGCCGAGCCCGACCTGGCGCGGCGGCCCCGGGTGCACGTCGGCTGA
- a CDS encoding sensor histidine kinase, with amino-acid sequence MDDRAPAAALSPRRHVLGWTLAVGGPAVLTGVLESFGHRPSGTALDTMLYLSLTVGVALVGGRWPALVAAVLGALLLNYFFIPPRHTLNVASGTDVLTLVVFVVTGAAVAAVVDAAARRRVQARIAEQEAATLAMLNRQVLGGEYDVSRLLALARDTFGATTAELATGAPPTGAAAVVLPAGAGGWLVLHDAVLGDRERSVAAAFASHVGVLREREELARQSMAARQLEAGNRTRTALLAAVSHDLRTPLAGLRSAAETLRVHDHQLGEGERHELLNAMDSSISRLTTMVSDLLDMSRLQTGAVLPIADDVPLREVVGRALAGLDGAERVEVGELPTAYVDAGLLERVVANLVANALRFSELVRIDGVADGRRVRLRVVDHGPGVAAADRARIFEPFQREGDVGTGVGLGLAVARGLTEAQGGSLEAEETPGGGLTMVVDVPGESS; translated from the coding sequence GTGGACGACAGGGCCCCGGCGGCCGCGCTGAGCCCGCGTCGGCACGTGCTGGGCTGGACGCTCGCCGTGGGCGGCCCGGCGGTGCTCACCGGGGTGCTCGAGTCGTTCGGCCACCGTCCCTCCGGCACCGCTCTCGACACGATGCTCTACCTCAGCCTGACTGTCGGGGTGGCCCTGGTCGGCGGCCGGTGGCCGGCCCTGGTCGCGGCGGTGCTGGGGGCCCTCCTGCTCAACTACTTCTTCATCCCGCCGCGGCACACCCTCAACGTCGCGTCCGGCACCGACGTCCTCACCCTCGTGGTCTTCGTGGTGACCGGCGCCGCTGTCGCCGCGGTCGTGGACGCGGCGGCGCGCCGACGGGTGCAGGCCCGGATCGCCGAACAGGAGGCCGCGACCCTGGCGATGCTGAACCGGCAGGTCCTCGGTGGGGAGTACGACGTGTCCCGGCTGCTCGCGCTGGCCCGCGACACCTTCGGGGCGACCACCGCCGAGCTGGCGACCGGGGCGCCGCCGACCGGGGCGGCGGCCGTCGTCCTACCGGCCGGGGCCGGCGGGTGGCTGGTCCTGCACGACGCCGTGCTGGGCGACCGGGAGCGGTCGGTGGCCGCGGCCTTCGCCTCCCACGTGGGCGTGCTCCGCGAGCGCGAGGAGCTGGCCCGGCAGAGCATGGCGGCGCGGCAGCTCGAGGCGGGGAACCGGACCCGCACCGCGCTCCTGGCCGCGGTGTCGCACGACCTGCGGACGCCGCTGGCCGGGCTACGCTCGGCCGCCGAGACCCTGCGCGTGCACGACCACCAGCTCGGGGAGGGCGAGCGGCACGAGCTGCTGAACGCCATGGACTCCTCGATCTCGCGGCTCACCACGATGGTCAGCGACCTGCTCGACATGAGCCGGCTCCAGACCGGCGCCGTGCTGCCGATCGCCGACGACGTCCCGCTCCGTGAGGTCGTCGGCCGCGCGCTCGCCGGTCTCGACGGCGCCGAGCGGGTGGAGGTGGGCGAGCTGCCGACGGCGTACGTCGACGCCGGGCTGCTGGAGCGGGTGGTGGCCAACCTGGTGGCCAACGCACTGCGGTTCAGCGAGCTGGTCCGGATCGACGGCGTCGCCGACGGGCGTCGGGTGCGGCTGCGGGTCGTCGACCACGGGCCGGGTGTCGCCGCCGCCGACCGGGCCCGGATCTTCGAGCCGTTCCAGCGCGAGGGCGACGTCGGGACCGGCGTGGGGCTGGGGCTCGCGGTGGCGCGTGGCCTGACCGAGGCGCAGGGCGGGTCGCTCGAGGCGGAGGAGACCCCCGGCGGTGGCCTGACCATGGTGGTCGACGTCCCGGGAGAGAGCTCGTGA
- a CDS encoding response regulator transcription factor — translation MKVLLVDDDATLRRTLGIGLRAAGHEVLVAADGRTALQAAREDRPDIIVLDLGLPDLTGFEVLRRVRAWSTVPVVVLSARAESAEKVEALDLGADDYVTKPFGMEELLARVRAAARRAGSDVPVLTAGDLVIDLPARRVTKAGVVVRLTPTEWGLLEMLVRTPGRLVSQQDLLHEVWGPTYSRETNYLRVYVGGLRKKLEDDPSSPRHLITEPGMGYRFEV, via the coding sequence GTGAAGGTGCTGCTGGTCGACGACGACGCCACCCTGCGGCGGACGCTGGGGATCGGGCTGCGGGCCGCCGGTCACGAGGTGCTGGTCGCGGCCGACGGTCGTACGGCGCTCCAGGCCGCGCGCGAGGACCGTCCCGACATCATCGTGCTCGACCTGGGCCTTCCCGACCTGACCGGCTTCGAGGTGCTGCGCCGGGTGCGGGCCTGGAGCACGGTCCCGGTGGTGGTGCTCTCCGCGCGGGCGGAGTCCGCGGAGAAGGTCGAGGCGCTGGATCTCGGTGCCGACGACTACGTCACCAAGCCGTTCGGGATGGAGGAGCTCCTGGCCCGGGTGCGGGCCGCGGCCCGCCGCGCCGGCTCCGACGTACCGGTCCTCACCGCCGGCGACCTCGTGATCGACCTGCCGGCCCGACGGGTGACCAAGGCCGGCGTGGTGGTCCGGCTGACCCCCACCGAGTGGGGGCTGCTGGAGATGCTGGTGCGCACCCCGGGCCGGCTGGTCAGCCAGCAGGACCTCCTGCACGAGGTGTGGGGACCGACGTACAGCCGCGAGACCAACTACCTGCGCGTGTACGTCGGTGGGTTGCGCAAGAAGCTCGAGGACGACCCGTCCAGCCCTCGGCACCTGATCACCGAGCCCGGCATGGGCTACCGCTTCGAGGTCTGA
- a CDS encoding sensor histidine kinase, with protein sequence MNSATVRETLGSSSWEERRWHYRRSLASRVVLLTTIAVGLAVAFVALGAFLTVRMSLQSSLDNSLLERAQKAAGGTTMASITNEQVPLWAVGAADVRIFYIDSHGNHTTDTGPKFQIGTPELAVASTQGAPSIRTISAGRIDYRVVTVPAGGDTALVLAQNLAPQERVLRKMGAVMLLFGLAGVIGAAAAGWAVARNGLRPVRRLTDNVEVIARTEELTPLPVEGGDEVARLATAFNAMLAALSASRDRQRRLVADAGHELRTPLTSLRTNLDLLLQADESGGLDPQLRAELLDDVGAQIEEMSTLVGDLVELARDEPIRPVVEQVDLADVVDRAVARARRRGTSLVFEVDTEPWWVTGEARSLERAVTNLLDNAVKWSPRGGTVSVRLNHGQLTVDDQGPGIAEEDRSQVFDRFYRSEESRSMPGSGLGLSIVRQVAERHSGAVRADEAPAGGTRMVLQLPGHALVAG encoded by the coding sequence ATGAACAGCGCGACCGTGCGCGAGACCCTCGGCTCGTCGAGCTGGGAGGAGCGCCGCTGGCACTACCGTCGGTCGCTGGCGAGCCGGGTCGTGCTGCTGACCACGATCGCGGTGGGTCTGGCCGTGGCCTTCGTGGCGCTCGGCGCCTTCCTGACGGTGCGGATGTCGCTGCAGAGCTCCCTCGACAACTCCCTGCTCGAGCGGGCCCAGAAGGCCGCGGGCGGCACCACGATGGCCAGCATCACCAACGAGCAGGTCCCGCTGTGGGCGGTCGGTGCCGCCGACGTCCGGATCTTCTACATCGACTCGCACGGCAACCACACCACCGACACCGGCCCCAAGTTCCAGATCGGCACCCCGGAGCTGGCGGTCGCGTCCACGCAGGGCGCGCCGAGCATCCGGACGATCTCCGCCGGGAGGATCGACTACCGCGTCGTCACCGTCCCGGCCGGCGGTGACACGGCGCTGGTGCTCGCCCAGAACCTCGCGCCCCAGGAGCGGGTGCTGCGCAAGATGGGCGCGGTGATGCTGCTGTTCGGGCTGGCCGGCGTGATCGGTGCGGCCGCCGCCGGCTGGGCCGTGGCCCGCAACGGCCTGCGACCGGTGCGCCGGCTCACCGACAACGTCGAGGTGATCGCCCGCACCGAGGAGCTCACTCCACTGCCGGTCGAGGGTGGCGACGAGGTGGCGCGCCTCGCCACGGCGTTCAACGCCATGCTGGCCGCCCTCTCGGCGTCGCGCGACCGGCAGCGGCGCCTCGTGGCGGACGCCGGCCACGAGCTGCGCACACCGCTCACCTCGCTGCGGACCAACCTCGACCTGCTGCTCCAGGCCGACGAGTCCGGCGGCCTGGATCCCCAGCTCCGGGCCGAGCTGCTCGACGACGTCGGGGCCCAGATCGAGGAGATGTCGACCCTCGTCGGCGACCTGGTCGAGCTGGCCCGCGACGAGCCGATCCGGCCCGTGGTCGAGCAGGTCGACCTCGCCGACGTGGTGGACCGGGCGGTCGCCCGGGCTCGCCGCCGCGGCACCTCCCTGGTCTTCGAGGTCGACACCGAGCCGTGGTGGGTCACCGGCGAGGCGAGGTCGCTCGAGCGAGCGGTCACCAACCTGCTCGACAACGCCGTGAAGTGGAGCCCACGCGGCGGCACCGTCTCGGTGCGGCTCAACCACGGTCAGCTGACCGTCGACGACCAGGGGCCGGGCATCGCCGAGGAGGACCGCTCCCAGGTCTTCGACCGGTTCTACCGCTCCGAGGAGTCGCGCTCGATGCCCGGCTCGGGCCTGGGGCTCTCGATCGTGCGGCAGGTGGCCGAGCGGCACTCCGGTGCGGTGCGGGCCGACGAGGCGCCAGCCGGCGGCACCCGGATGGTGCTCCAGCTGCCCGGCCACGCGCTGGTCGCCGGCTGA
- a CDS encoding response regulator transcription factor, with the protein MTPTTSSNAAKPRVLVVDDDKAVRESLRRSLEFNGYAVSLASDGAEALAGIAGIGPDVVVMDVMMPRLDGIETTRALRQAGNDVPVLVLTARDAVGDRVEGLDAGADDYLTKPFALQELLARLRALLRRVVPADGGDPEVLSFADLSMDLGSREVRRGDRAMELTRTEFTLLEMFLRRPRRVLERSFILEEVWGYDFPTTANSLEVYVGYLRRKTEAEDEPRLIHTVRGVGYVLKES; encoded by the coding sequence GTGACCCCGACGACCTCCTCGAACGCCGCGAAGCCGCGCGTCCTGGTCGTCGACGACGACAAGGCCGTCCGCGAGTCCCTCCGGCGCAGCCTGGAGTTCAACGGGTACGCCGTGTCCCTGGCCAGCGACGGCGCCGAGGCGCTGGCCGGCATCGCCGGGATCGGCCCCGACGTGGTGGTCATGGACGTGATGATGCCGAGGCTCGACGGGATCGAGACGACTCGGGCGCTGCGCCAGGCCGGCAACGACGTGCCGGTGCTCGTGCTCACCGCGCGGGACGCCGTGGGCGACCGGGTCGAGGGGCTCGATGCCGGCGCCGACGACTACCTGACCAAGCCGTTCGCCCTGCAGGAGCTGCTCGCGCGGCTCCGGGCCCTGCTGCGGCGCGTCGTACCCGCCGACGGTGGTGATCCCGAGGTGCTGTCGTTCGCGGACCTGTCGATGGACCTCGGCAGTCGCGAGGTGCGGCGCGGCGACCGCGCGATGGAGCTGACCCGCACCGAGTTCACCCTGCTCGAGATGTTCCTGCGGCGGCCGCGGCGGGTGCTCGAGCGGTCGTTCATCCTGGAGGAGGTGTGGGGCTACGACTTCCCCACGACCGCCAACTCCCTCGAGGTCTACGTCGGCTACCTGCGCCGCAAGACCGAGGCCGAGGACGAGCCGCGCCTGATCCACACGGTCCGGGGTGTGGGCTACGTCCTGAAGGAGTCATGA